Proteins from one Salmonella bongori NCTC 12419 genomic window:
- the rpoZ gene encoding DNA-directed RNA polymerase subunit omega — protein MARVTVQDAVEKIGNRFDLVLVAARRARQMQVGGKDPLVPEENDKTTVIALREIEEGLINNQILDVRERQEQQEQEAAELQAVTAIAEGRR, from the coding sequence ATGGCACGCGTAACTGTTCAGGACGCTGTAGAGAAAATTGGTAACCGTTTTGACCTGGTACTGGTCGCCGCGCGTCGCGCTCGTCAGATGCAGGTAGGCGGAAAGGATCCGCTGGTACCGGAAGAAAACGATAAAACTACTGTTATCGCGCTACGCGAAATCGAAGAAGGTCTGATTAACAACCAGATTCTCGATGTCCGCGAACGCCAGGAGCAGCAAGAGCAGGAAGCCGCTGAATTACAAGCCGTTACCGCTATTGCTGAAGGTCGTCGTTAA
- the gmk gene encoding guanylate kinase: MAQGTLYIVSAPSGAGKSSLIQALLKTQPLYDTQVSVSHTTRAPRPGEVHGEHYFFVNHDEFKTMIGREAFLEHAEVFGNYYGTSRETIEQVLATGVDVFLDIDWQGAQQIREKMPQARSIFILPPSKIELDRRLRGRGQDSEDVIAKRMAQAVAEMSHYAEYDYLIVNDDFDTALSDLKTIIRAERLRMSRQKQRHDALISKLLAD, from the coding sequence ATGGCTCAAGGTACGCTTTATATTGTTTCAGCCCCTAGTGGCGCGGGTAAATCCAGCCTGATTCAGGCTTTATTAAAAACCCAACCGTTGTATGACACTCAGGTTTCCGTTTCACATACCACGCGCGCGCCGCGTCCGGGTGAAGTACACGGTGAACACTATTTCTTTGTGAATCATGATGAGTTTAAAACTATGATTGGCAGAGAGGCGTTTCTGGAGCACGCGGAAGTGTTTGGCAATTACTACGGCACCTCTCGTGAAACCATTGAGCAAGTGTTAGCAACTGGGGTCGATGTTTTTCTGGATATCGACTGGCAGGGCGCTCAGCAAATTCGTGAAAAGATGCCGCAAGCACGCAGTATTTTCATTTTACCGCCGTCAAAGATCGAACTGGATCGCCGTTTACGCGGTCGTGGGCAAGATAGCGAAGACGTCATTGCAAAACGAATGGCGCAAGCAGTTGCAGAAATGAGCCATTACGCCGAATATGATTATCTTATTGTGAATGACGACTTCGATACCGCGCTAAGCGACTTGAAAACTATCATTCGCGCTGAACGTTTGCGCATGAGCCGCCAAAAGCAGCGTCATGACGCTTTAATCAGCAAATTGTTGGCAGACTGA